One Paenisporosarcina sp. FSL H8-0542 genomic region harbors:
- a CDS encoding type II secretion system protein, with translation MKLFPNKSKQNGLTLVEVLAALVIMGIVFVGIMTVFPQMTLFNTKTETKLDTMNIARQEITEFIENSKGKYIPHTSTKIIPFDQIKPIIELQFEETTTITNSHVITDEPASNKDDYNSFKFNSTVDSGEEFKFEIQVFDVPDLSGTISLYKTILKIYTLGGQLSSETYGYIEVTS, from the coding sequence ATGAAACTATTTCCAAATAAATCTAAACAAAATGGACTGACACTCGTGGAAGTTCTGGCAGCTCTTGTCATAATGGGAATTGTTTTCGTGGGTATCATGACTGTGTTTCCGCAAATGACTTTATTTAATACGAAGACAGAGACAAAGTTGGATACGATGAATATAGCGCGGCAGGAAATTACGGAGTTTATTGAAAATAGCAAAGGGAAATATATTCCCCATACTTCAACAAAAATAATTCCTTTTGATCAGATTAAACCTATTATTGAATTGCAATTTGAAGAAACCACAACAATAACTAATAGCCACGTAATTACAGACGAACCGGCAAGTAATAAAGACGATTACAATTCATTCAAATTTAATAGCACAGTTGATTCAGGAGAAGAATTTAAATTCGAAATTCAAGTATTCGATGTGCCTGATCTTTCAGGAACCATTTCTTTATATAAGACCATTCTTAAAATTTATACGCTCGGAGGTCAATTGAGTAGTGAAACTTATGGCTATATTGAGGTGACCTCATGA
- a CDS encoding type II secretion system protein: MIKYIKNNQGITLVELIVALALVSMVAILIMTTLGIGFKHSIAESNKTSAQQEANLIVSKLMNQHRKGDCYYIKGASGGIMIAPVSSTLCTSTTEPPASSFKPVSDTRFNVTMTSVNQMINPTKDDYTLVAAVKYKNATYKINTILTRYKTTK, from the coding sequence ATGATCAAATATATTAAAAATAATCAAGGCATAACACTCGTGGAATTAATAGTGGCTCTAGCCTTAGTTTCAATGGTAGCTATATTAATTATGACAACTTTGGGAATCGGCTTTAAGCATTCAATAGCGGAATCCAATAAGACTTCCGCTCAACAGGAAGCAAATTTAATTGTTTCGAAATTAATGAACCAGCACCGTAAAGGGGATTGTTATTACATTAAAGGGGCTTCTGGTGGAATTATGATTGCTCCTGTATCTTCTACATTATGTACAAGTACAACTGAGCCACCTGCCAGTTCATTCAAGCCTGTTTCAGATACTCGTTTCAATGTGACTATGACAAGTGTAAATCAAATGATTAACCCAACGAAAGATGACTACACATTGGTTGCTGCAGTGAAATATAAAAATGCGACCTACAAAATAAACACGATACTTACGAGATATAAAACAACTAAGTAA